Proteins from a single region of Ornithodoros turicata isolate Travis unplaced genomic scaffold, ASM3712646v1 Chromosome14, whole genome shotgun sequence:
- the LOC135372296 gene encoding uncharacterized protein LOC135372296 encodes MASSSLKPRDRNRKRFRTEYQQIDLNTSTPEPWFAKFLVVHSNDDTRPLSKVSPFVIAKALEQLIGKEYNAKKLGSGDIQDHVEKREQSSELLSLTSINGISVTVSSHRSLNIVKGVISESDLLDCSESELQEGLQQHGVVAVKRIVMRRDGKEIPTKHIILSFKLHKLPDTIKAGYLSCNVRAYIPNPSRCYKCQRFGHGSQIMSVLEGGETDPQAENGTKYHIQCSKGTIGVPEERNLL; translated from the exons atggcttcctcttctttaaaaccccgagatcggaatcggaaacggttccgcaccgagTACCAGCAAATTGATTTAAATACCTCAACACCcgaaccatggtttgcaaagtTTCTCGTTGTCCACTCGAATGATGACACAAGACCACTGTCAAAGGTATCTCCTTTTGTAATAGCGAAAGCACTTGAACAGCTGATAGGTAAAGAATACAATGCCAAGAAACTGGGCTCTGGAGATATCCAGGACCATGTTGAAAAGCGAGAGCAAAGCAGTGAGCTTCTTTCACTGACAAGCATCAATGGGATATCTGTCACAGTAAGTTCACACCGGagtctcaacattgttaaaGGAGTAATTTCTGAGAGCGACCTTCTTGACTGTTCGGAATCGGAACTTCAAGAAGGCCTACAACAGCACGGTGTGGTAGCCGTAAAGCGCATAGTCATGCGTAGGGATGGGAAAGAAATCCCAACAAAGCACATAATCCTTTCTTTCAAGCTCCACAAGCTGCCAGACACAATCAAAGCCGGttacctcagttgcaatgtgagggcttacatcccaaatccgagtcgctgttacaagtgccagcggtttggccacGGTTCTCAG ATCATGTCCGTGTTGGAAGGAGGAGAAACAGATCCTCAAGCTGAAAACGGAACAAAATATCACATACAGTGCAGCAAAGGCACAATTGGtgttccagaagaaaggaaccttctctga